Below is a genomic region from Thermococcus alcaliphilus.
ATAGCCCAATCTCCATCCTGTTGCGAAGTAGACCTTTGAGAGACCGTTCATGACTATTACGGGCACGTCCTTAGTTAATGAACCCGGAGAAACGTGCTTTCCTTCATATGTCATGAGGTCATAAATCTCATCGCTTATTATTGGCAAGTCATACTCACCAGCAAGGTCTATTATCTCTTGAAGGGTCTTCTTTTCATAGAGGGCTCCAGTTGGATTGTTTGGATTTATAACGGCTATTGCTTTCGTTTTTTCTGTTATCTTTTTCCTCATGTCATCTACATCAGGCTGCCAGCCCTCTTCTTCAATTGTCCTGTAAGCCTTAGGAACACCACCGTAGAACTTCACAAGCCCAACGTATGGCGGATAGCTCGGCCCGGGGATTAGTATTTCCTCGCCCCCATCAATAAGTGCCCCAAAAATGAACTGCAATGCCTCGGTAACGGCAGCTGTAACTTGGACATCCTCTGAAGTAATATCCACACCGTTCTTTTTCTTTTCCCTCTCCACAATAGCCTCTCTAAGTTCCCTATCCCCCTCGCTGTCCCCGTAATAGTTGTGACCCTCCATTATTGCTTCGCAATAAGCTTTCTTCATGTGCTCTGGGGGCTGAAAGTCAAACTTCACGGGATCACCGATGTTGAGCTTGATGATTTTTATTCCCTGCTTTTCAAGCTCCCTTGCAGGCAGAACAACGTCCCTAATGGCATACTCAATACTCATCGCTCTTTTTGACGCTTTAACCATAACAACACCTCCGTATAAATCAGAGAAATGTTGTTTTACAAGCATAAAAATTTTTCCTAGCATAAGGTTTCACGTTTTGGAGATAGCTTTAAAAGAGAGAAAGCGTAGCTACTTCAGGCGATGACGATTAGCAAGCATGCTGAGGAGTGATGACGTGAACACCCTCTGAGCCCTTTTCTAACCCTAGGCAATATCGAAAATAAAAATTGCAAAAATCAAAAGAGTGCCCCATACTTGTAGAATATCTGGCACGTTCCCTCATAGGAAACCATGCATGGCCCAACCGGGTTTCTTGGAGTACACTTCTTTCCAAAGAGGGGACACTGTGTTGGCAACGCCAGTCCTCTAAGCACAGCCCCACATATGCATCCCTTCTCCAGATCGGGCAGCTCTGGAGGCTTTACCCTGTAAAATGTTCTTACTTCATAATCCTTATACTCTTTTTTGAGCTCCAACCCACTTTTTGGTATTACACCCAAAGCTCTCCACTTTGCATCAACGATATCAAAGAGAGCCTCTATCGTTCTTTGGGCCTCAACGTTGCCCTCGTATTTCACAACCCTCGTGTACTGGTTTTCTATTTTTGCCTCTCCCTTTCTTATCATTCTCAAGAGCATGAATATTCCCATGAGAAAATCAACCGGCTCAAATCCCGCAACTACCTGGGGAACTCCATATTCTTTTGTTATGTACTCCCATCCTTTCACGCCGATTATTGTCGAAACGTGTCCAGGGTCTATAAGCCCATCAAAAACCGTCCCTTGTTTAATCAACGCCTCAACTGCTGGAGGAGTTAAGCGGTGAACTGAGTATATTTTGAAGTTTTCTATTCCCTTCTCTATAACCTCCTTCAGTATGCCCGCAGCGGGAGCAGTTGTGGTTTCAAACCCCGGAGAAAAATGAACCACCAGCTTGTCCTTCTCTTTGAGTGCTATCTTATAGGAATCGTAAATCGAGTAAACAACTCTAACATCAAATCCCTCACTTTTCAGATCGGCAAAGCTTCCCACTGCTGTGGGGATTTTATACATGTCCCCAAAGGTCGTGAGGATTATCTCCTCTCCCTCTTCTTTTGCTTTGCGCATTATCTCCATCATTGCCGCAATGTCCTCTGCAGGGGTTATGCAGACGGGACATCCAGGACCGCTCATAACTTTAACGTTTTCGGGAAGAAGAGACCTTATTCCGCTCCTCGTCACGGTGTCTTCATGAGTACCACAAACGTGCATCAGCTTTACTTCCCTGCCTATTTTCTCCGCCTCTCGTTTTATCCCTTGGAGGATCTTCTGAGCTAACTCTCTATCTTGAAAGATCGAAAGTTCCATATTCACTCCTCCACGAGTTTCATGACCTCTTCCCAAGCTTTCAAACTCTCAAGGGCGGCTTTTTCATCCAATTTTTCAATGGCAAATCCCGTGTGAACTATAACGTAATCACCAACTTTAACGTCCTTCACAAAGTCTATGCGAGCTTCTCTCCTAACTCCGCCAAAATCAACTATTGCAACGTTATCCTTAATTTCAACTACCTTAGCGGGCATTGCTAAACACATTTTCCTCACCTAATCAAAACTACAGAAGGGAGTTTTTAATTCTTTTTTAAACCATAGGTTGTTCACAAAGTTGTGTATCATAAGAGGCCTATCTCAATCAAAGCCCGTTCTATGTCTTCTAGGGCCTTTTCATCAAGGGGCAAAGCTGGCATCCTTGGGTAACCCACTTCAAAGCCGAGCATCCTCATAGCCTCTTTTATCGCACTTATCTGGTTGTATTTCTTGACGACAATTTCATTGAGGTAGTTTATCATGAGCTGGAGCTTTCTCGCCCTTTCGTACCTTTTCTCAAGAAATGCGTTGTAAAGTTCAACACAAAGTCTCGGAGCGACGTTTGCAACTGCCACGACAGCCCCATGTGCCCCCAGCATCCACGAAGGATACATAACATCCGCGGTTCCGGCTAGAATATTTATCTTATCTCCTACTCTTCTTACAAGCTCTGCTATTCTCCCTATTGACCCGCTTGAGTCCTTTATACCAACGATGTTGGAGTGCTCCTCCACAAGCTTCTCGACTACATCCAGATCTATGTTGATTGTGGTAAACTTTGGAACGTTGTAGAGCAAGATTGGAGCCTCTACCTCGTAGGCAATTCTGGAATAATGAGCGAAAAGCTCCCTCTCGTCAGGCTTGAAGTAGTACGGTGGGGCTATTAAGAGGGCATCCACCCCTATATCCCAAGCTTCTTTCGCAAGCCTTATAGTTTCCTTGGTAGAGTTCTCCGCAACGCCGGCTATAACCGGAACTGGAGACTCCTCCCGCACAATCTTAAGAACCCTAAGCTTCTCCTCAAAGCTCAAATAAGGGAACTCTCCATTGCTCCCCAAAGTTACTAAGCCGTTTAAACCAGCATCTGCAAAGTAGTGGACGAGATCACGCAGCATTTCTTCATTTATTTCTTCTTCATCATCAAATGGGGTTATATGGGGGACAAAAACTCCTTCAAACATAGGCATCAATTTAAAAAGGAGCTTTACCTAATTAAACCTTGCGGTGAGAGAAATGAGATGTTTGGTGATTGGACATTTAACCCACGACATCATAGTAAAAGATGGAAGAAAAACCGAGAGAATCGGCGGCGGAGCATATTATTCATCCCTTGCACTCTCAAAGTTCTGCGAAGTTGTTGTTTTGACTAAAATCGGAAAGGACTTTCCAATTGAGTGGCTTGAAGAGCTCGAATCTTACGGAATATCAACGATAATAATTCCCTCTGAAAAAAGCACAACTTATGAACTCCTCTATCTAGACGAAGAGAACAGACAACTCAAGCTCCTCTCCAAGGCTGATTCCTTCACACTTGATGAAATCCCCCAAGAAAAGTTCGACATCATCTTGCTAAATCCCGTTGCAAATGAGATTCCTCCAAAGGCCTTAGAGCTCGTAAAAGCCAAGGAAGTTGCCGTGGATATTCAAGGGTTTATTAGAACCTTTAAAAATGGCAGGGTTGGGTTAAAAAAGATAAACGGAGAGTTTTTAAAAAATGCACATGTTGTCCATGCAGACGTCAATGAGTTCCAACACGTGAAAAACCTAAACCCGGATGATCTTGAGGTTCTTTTGGTCTCAAACGGTTCTGAAAGTGGAGTAGCTTATCATAAGGGAGAGAAGTACATCTATTACCCCCTCAAAATAGATGCAAAGGAGCCCACAGGAGCTGGAGACGTTTTCCTCGCAAGCTTTGCATATTTCTACAGGGAATGCCCCTTCATTCAAGCCCTAAAGAGAGCGAATGCCTTTACAGCAGCGTTTCTAGAGAGAAGAACCATCGACTTCCCCATTGCTGAAGCCATGGAAAAGGCTAAATTCGTAAAGGTAGAAAAATTAAACACCGATGAGGAAACGTCAGCACGCTGAGGGATGATGAAAAGGGACTTGACCGAGGTGATTGTATGGAGCGATACGTCCTCCTCCTAAAAGCCCCCAAGGGATACAACATAAATCCAATCAAGGAAGAGATAGAAAAGCTCATACAAACCAAATATCCAGAGGTTAAGGCCGAGCTTCATAGGTGCATAGGCTTAACTGTAGACCTCGTAATACTGCACAAAGACGGTATAGTGCTCATAAAGAGGCGCAATGAGCCGTATAAGGGCTACTGGGCACTGCCGGGAGGATTTGTAGAGTATGGGGAGAGAGTAGAAGATGCTGCCATAAGGGAAGCAAAGGAGGAAACCG
It encodes:
- a CDS encoding HypC/HybG/HupF family hydrogenase formation chaperone, with protein sequence MCLAMPAKVVEIKDNVAIVDFGGVRREARIDFVKDVKVGDYVIVHTGFAIEKLDEKAALESLKAWEEVMKLVEE
- a CDS encoding pyridoxal phosphate-dependent aminotransferase; the encoded protein is MVKASKRAMSIEYAIRDVVLPARELEKQGIKIIKLNIGDPVKFDFQPPEHMKKAYCEAIMEGHNYYGDSEGDRELREAIVEREKKKNGVDITSEDVQVTAAVTEALQFIFGALIDGGEEILIPGPSYPPYVGLVKFYGGVPKAYRTIEEEGWQPDVDDMRKKITEKTKAIAVINPNNPTGALYEKKTLQEIIDLAGEYDLPIISDEIYDLMTYEGKHVSPGSLTKDVPVIVMNGLSKVYFATGWRLGYMYFVDPENKLAEVREAIGKLARIRLCPNTPAQKAAIAGLRGPMDYLEEYMAKLKERRDYIYKRLNEMPGISTQKPQGAFYIFPKIEEGPWKSDKEFVLDVLHNAHVLFVHGSGFGEGGEMHFRSIFLAPVPVLEEAMDNLEKFMKERLG
- a CDS encoding PfkB family carbohydrate kinase is translated as MRCLVIGHLTHDIIVKDGRKTERIGGGAYYSSLALSKFCEVVVLTKIGKDFPIEWLEELESYGISTIIIPSEKSTTYELLYLDEENRQLKLLSKADSFTLDEIPQEKFDIILLNPVANEIPPKALELVKAKEVAVDIQGFIRTFKNGRVGLKKINGEFLKNAHVVHADVNEFQHVKNLNPDDLEVLLVSNGSESGVAYHKGEKYIYYPLKIDAKEPTGAGDVFLASFAYFYRECPFIQALKRANAFTAAFLERRTIDFPIAEAMEKAKFVKVEKLNTDEETSAR
- the dapA gene encoding 4-hydroxy-tetrahydrodipicolinate synthase translates to MPMFEGVFVPHITPFDDEEEINEEMLRDLVHYFADAGLNGLVTLGSNGEFPYLSFEEKLRVLKIVREESPVPVIAGVAENSTKETIRLAKEAWDIGVDALLIAPPYYFKPDERELFAHYSRIAYEVEAPILLYNVPKFTTINIDLDVVEKLVEEHSNIVGIKDSSGSIGRIAELVRRVGDKINILAGTADVMYPSWMLGAHGAVVAVANVAPRLCVELYNAFLEKRYERARKLQLMINYLNEIVVKKYNQISAIKEAMRMLGFEVGYPRMPALPLDEKALEDIERALIEIGLL
- the hypD gene encoding hydrogenase formation protein HypD encodes the protein MELSIFQDRELAQKILQGIKREAEKIGREVKLMHVCGTHEDTVTRSGIRSLLPENVKVMSGPGCPVCITPAEDIAAMMEIMRKAKEEGEEIILTTFGDMYKIPTAVGSFADLKSEGFDVRVVYSIYDSYKIALKEKDKLVVHFSPGFETTTAPAAGILKEVIEKGIENFKIYSVHRLTPPAVEALIKQGTVFDGLIDPGHVSTIIGVKGWEYITKEYGVPQVVAGFEPVDFLMGIFMLLRMIRKGEAKIENQYTRVVKYEGNVEAQRTIEALFDIVDAKWRALGVIPKSGLELKKEYKDYEVRTFYRVKPPELPDLEKGCICGAVLRGLALPTQCPLFGKKCTPRNPVGPCMVSYEGTCQIFYKYGALF
- a CDS encoding NUDIX domain-containing protein, coding for MERYVLLLKAPKGYNINPIKEEIEKLIQTKYPEVKAELHRCIGLTVDLVILHKDGIVLIKRRNEPYKGYWALPGGFVEYGERVEDAAIREAKEETGLDVELLELIGVYSDPNRDPRGHTVTIAFLAKGRGKLKGGDDASEARVFKLDEVKDLKLAFDHGKIIEDALRLLGGYDDRQS